A region from the Alnus glutinosa chromosome 5, dhAlnGlut1.1, whole genome shotgun sequence genome encodes:
- the LOC133868371 gene encoding cysteine-rich receptor-like protein kinase 10, whose amino-acid sequence MEGLYSIKSDVFSFGVLLLEIITGRRNAGFHRSKRAPSLLAYALQLWNEGKALELMDPLLIDSCCRDEFLRYIHIGLLCVQEDANDRPTMSHVVVMLKNETVTLSQPQRVAFSVGRFTDHYDIGSHDSVNGLLVSNIGPR is encoded by the exons ATGGAAGGATTATATTCCATTAAGTCTGATGTTTTTAGCTTTGGAGTACTCTTGCTTGAGATCATAACTGGGAGAAGAAATGCAGGCTTCCATCGGTCAAAACGTGCTCCTAGCCTCCTAGCATAT GCATTGCAATTATGGAATGAAGGGAAGGCGCTGGAGTTGATGGATCCTTTATTGATTGACTCATGCTGTCGAGATGAATTTCTAAGATACATTCATATTGGATTGTTGTGTGTTCAAGAAGATGCAAATGATAGACCAACCATGTCACATGTGGTAGTGATGTTGAAAAACGAAACGGTAACTCTTTCACAACCTCAACGAGTTGCCTTTTCTGTGGGAAGATTCACTGATCACTATGATATAGGTTCTCATGACTCTGTCAACGGCTTATTGGTTTCCAATATTGGGCCTCGGTGA
- the LOC133868369 gene encoding cysteine-rich repeat secretory protein 38-like, which yields MIYSHIVPKVIRPFLLYVFLALLCNLAYAEPPYYNCSDTSNNYAGNFTLFQNNLQDVLLSLSSNASVSKFYNTSKGNDPDGVYSLYMCYDYVQIETCRQCITTATQDILNRCPNATEAVVWEEVCQLRFSNKNFFGQLNVTGNYVGLDNMKNIPEPEQFKSVVKETLTNLTKRAASNLSANMYATGEVPFQDMTIYALVQCTRDLSADQCNSCLQRAITDVLTCCYFSVGARLPSLSCYLRYELYNFYDASEAPSSTNGQERSSGGKTGMMVILAVASACLAIVLLGSCIFCLMRRKKAKKWESEIISQEANIVDHYISNFQHTNFQGRYDPNA from the exons ATGATTTATTCCCATATTGTTCCAAAAGTTATTCGACCGTTTCTGCTTTATGTTTTCCTCGCCCTCCTCTGCAATCTGGCCTATGCCGAACCCCCGTATTACAATTGTTCAGACACTAGTAATAACTATGCAGGtaattttacattatttcaGAACAATCTCCAAGATGTCCTCCTTTCTTTATCCTCGAATGCTTCTGTTTCCAAATTCTATAATACCTCCAAAGGAAATGACCCAGATGGAGTTTACAGTCTTTACATGTGCTACGACTATGTTCAAATTGAAACCTGCCGGCAATGCATAACAACCGCTACACAAGACATTTTGAACCGCTGTCCAAACGCAACTGAAGCAGTTGTCTGGGAGGAGGTATGCCAGTTGCGCTTCTCCAACAAAAATTTCTTTGGCCAATTGAATGTCACAGGAAACTATGTTGGCCTGGATAACATGAAGAATATTCCGGAACCAGAACAGTTCAAATCTGTTGTGAAGGAGACGTTGACTAATCTTACTAAGAGGGCAGCTTCCAATCTTTCAGCTAACATGTATGCTACTGGGGAAGTACCCTTTCAAGATATGACAATATATGCTCTAGTACAGTGCACCAGAGACTTATCCGCTGATCAGTGTAATTCATGCCTTCAGAGGGCCATAACAGATGTTTTAACTTGCTGCTATTTCTCTGTTGGTGCAAGACTTCCTAGTCTTAGTTGCTACTTGAGGTATGAGCTATATAACTTTTATGACGCATCTGAAGCTCCCAGTTCAACTAATGGGCAAGAAAGAA GCAGTGGAGGTAAAACAGGGATGATGGTAATCCTTGCAGTTGCATCAGCATGCTTGGCGATAGTACTTTTGGGTTCCTGTATCTTTTGCCTTATGAGGAGGAAAAAGGCTAAAAAAT GGGAAAGTGAAATTATTAGTCAAGAAGCAAATATTGTTGATCATTATATCTCAAACTTCCAACACACCAATTTTCAAGGAAGATATGATCCGAACGCTTAG
- the LOC133868374 gene encoding cysteine-rich receptor-like protein kinase 25, which produces MEKYVLSALIFLIIPLLIRPILASEDPLSTYCRPDSRTYTPNSLFENHLKLLLEYSLPSNTSVTGFYENSTVEDPKVYGQALCRGDVNSTVCRDCIKNASQEILKQCKSEEATIWFELCQVRYSGQSFSPLMVYFGKYAEHDYLEKNLSFNPVHFDQVLTYLMKNISSEAAFDPLKRMFATGEIKFSRKETIYGLVQCTRDISNTSCHSCLVQALGDLHTCCDSRQGGIIVSVNCNVRFELHPFYNASSVLLTYPTGPKLKTWMMVVVVTCIPISVLAVLVGSFAVYNGRKKRTQRVAITQDGEFVSAEGLSFMDLSTILAATDDFSDSNKLGKGSFGTVYKGVLPDGREVAVKRLSRKSWQGLEELKNEVILIAKLQHRNLVKLLGCGIKGEEKLLVYEFMPNRSLDFFIFESEKRSQLDWKTYYNIITGIARGLLYLHEDSRLKIIHRDLKPSNVLLDHEMVAKISDFGMARIFGENQYSANTRRVVGTYGYMAPEYAMEGLFSVKSDVFSFGVILLEIISGKKNSRFYLTEHAQTLLAYAWRLWNEGKELEFVDPSLMESCLTTEVVKCMHIGLLCVQEDPTDRPTISSVLLFLGNESLSLPSPKQPVFVVARVIQTDQILTTNPSVNQLTVSSPSPR; this is translated from the exons ATGGAAAAATATGTACTTTCGGCTTTGATTTTCTTAATTATACCACTTTTAATTCGCCCTATCCTTGCTAGTGAAGATCCTCTCTCTACCTATTGTCGCCCAGATTCCAGAACTTACACACCCAACAGCCTATTTGAAAACCATCTCAAGCTCCTTCTTGAGTACTCATTGCCCTCCAATACTTCGGTAACAGGTTTCTACGAAAACTCTACTGTGGAGGACCCAAAAGTCTACGGTCAAGCACTTTGTAGAGGGGATGTCAACTCGACAGTTTGCCGGgattgcataaagaatgcaagCCAAGAAATCTTGAAGCAGTGTAAAAGTGAAGAGGCAACGATTTGGTTTGAACTTTGTCAAGTTCGCTACTCCGGGCAGAGTTTCTCTCCCTTGATGGTTTATTTTGGAAAGTATGCAGAGCACGATTATCTGGAGAAAAATCTATCATTTAATCCAGTTCATTTTGATCAAGTATTAACGTACTTAATGAAGAACATCTCAAGTGAGGCTGCGTTTGATCCTTTGAAACGCATGTTTGCAACTGGGGAAATTAAATTTTCGAGGAAGGAAACAATTTATGGTCTTGTACAATGTACTAGGGACATCTCTAATACTTCTTGTCATAGTTGTCTGGTGCAGGCCTTGGGAGATCTTCATACATGCTGCGATTCACGCCAAGGTGGAATCATTGTTAGTGTGAATTGTAATGTGAGGTTTGAGCTACACCCATTCTACAACGCCTCAAGTGTGCTCTTAACCTACCCAA CAGGGCCTAAATTGAAGACTTGGATGATGGTAGTGGTGGTTACGTGTATCCCAATATCGGTTCTAGCAGTTCTTGTTGGGTCTTTTGCTGTTTATAATGGGAGGAAGAAGAGAACACAAAGAG TTGCCATTACACAAGATGGTGAATTCGTGAGCGCTGAAGGACTGTCCTTCATGGATCTATCGACAATATTAGCAGCTACAGACGACTTTTCAGATTCAAATAAGCTCGGAAAAGGTAGCTTTGGCACTGTCTACAAG GGTGTGCTGCCAGATGGTAGGGAAGTAGCAGTCAAAAGGCTGTCAAGGAAGTCATGGCAGGGCTTAGAGGAACTTAAAAACGAGGTCATACTTATTGCAAAACTTCAACACAGAAACCTTGTGAAGCTTTTGGGATGTGGCATAAAGGGAGAGGAAAAGCTGCTTGTCTATGAATTCATGCCTAATAGAAGCCTTGACTTCTTTATCTTCG AGTCAGAAAAACGTAGTCAGCTTGATTGGAAGACATACTATAACATCATTACTGGTATTGCTAGAGGACTTCTTTATCTTCACGAAGATTCCCGTCTTAAAATCATTCACCGGGATTTAAAGCCCAGCAATGTATTGTTGGACCATGAAATGGTTgcaaaaatttcagattttggcatggcaaGAATCTTTGGTGAAAACCAATACTCAGCTAACACTCGAAGAGTTGTTGGAACATA TGGATACATGGCTCCCGAATATGCAATGGAAGGACTATTTTCTGTAAAATCTGATGTCTTCAGCTTTGGCGTGATATTACTTGAGATTATTAGTGGGAAGAAAAATAGCAGATTCTACCTCACAGAGCATGCGCAGACACTCCTTGCATAt GCATGGAGACTATGGAATGAAGGAAAAGAGTTGGAATTTGTAGACCCTTCATTGATGGAATCATGCTTGACTACAGAAGTTGTAAAATGCATGCATATCGGGCTTTTGTGTGTGCAAGAGGATCCAACAGATAGACCCACAATCTCATCTGTCCTACTTTTCTTGGGAAACGAATCACTATCTCTTCCTTCGCCGAAACAACCTGTATTTGTTGTGGCTCGAGTCATTCAGACTGATCAAATTCTCACAACAAATCCTTCTGTAAATCAGCTTACTGTTTCCAGTCCTTCACCTCGATGA